From a region of the Fusarium poae strain DAOMC 252244 chromosome Unknown contig_7, whole genome shotgun sequence genome:
- a CDS encoding uncharacterized protein (SECRETED:SignalP(1-19)~CAZy:AA3_2~CAZy:AA3~CAZy:AA3_3), with amino-acid sequence MRSFFSVCASLALVHYAATLDLTNSVLSPFYDSISSLLEGDGLSEATLGVIGGVLGQDQEFDYLVSGGGTAGNAVGTRLAQAGYKVAIIEAGGFYEISKPLLSTAPGGDIIGTGFNTLDSIPTVDWVFETEPQAGANNRKFHYARGKCLGGSSALNFMIYHRGSTGTYDRWADLVGDDSYRLENFQAYFKNSTTFTPPNTRKRPANATIGTKYIAEDFKAIPEGGPVQVSYSFWVSAWATWLEKGLKAVGLKSIAGFNSGELLGYHYTQTTINPKTATRSSSNEYIYKAKSEGLDNLKVFTRTQATKVLFDDDKKAIGLEVSFMDVKYTLKAKKEVVLSAGAFQSPQLLMVSGIGPKETLNKFDIKPVSILEGVGQNMWDHIFFGPSYQVSFETLNAVLRSPLSLVKAVTQYALTKSGPLTSNIIEFIGWEKLPKKYRTKFSPETEKALAQFPDDWPEVEYLGANGFLGNFEWPIIQQPLDGKQYATMLGAMVAPVSRGNVTISSTSGLDKPVINPNWLTAKADQEAAIAWFRRMRDVWETKELKSIAIGSEYWPGKEVQTDEEVLDMVRDSLMTVWHAACTCKMGKKGDETAVVDNLARVFGVEGLRVVDASSMALLPPGHPQSTIYAFAEKIADDIIKQRK; translated from the exons ATGcgttccttcttctcggtgTGCGCGTCGTTGGCGCTTGTGCATTATGCTGCCACTCTCGACCTTACCAACTCTGTCCTGTCCCCTTTTTACGATAGCATTAGCTCTCTTCTGGAAGGTGACGGGCTTTCCGAAGCCACTTTAGGAGTGATTGGTGGCGTTCTtggccaagaccaagagTTTGACTACTTAGTATCAGGAGGCGGTACTGCAGGAAATGCCGTGGGCACACGTCTAGCTCAGGCTGGTTACAAAGTCGCTATCATCGAAGCTGGTGGTTTCTACGAAATCAGTAAGCCATTGTTAAGCACTGCCCCGGGAGGCGATATCATTGGCACTGGATTCAATACATTAGATTCTATCCCAACTGTTGATTGGGTTTTCGAGACAGAACCCCAGGCTGGTGCGAATAACAGAAAGTTCCATTATGCTCGTGGGAAATGTCTTGGTGGCTCGTCAGCCTTGAATTTCATGATCtaccatcgaggatcaacTGGCACGTACGATCGATGGGCAGATCTTGTGGGTGACGATAGCTATAG ACTGGAGAACTTCCAAGCGTACTTCAAGAACAGCACGACGTTCACTCCTCCCAACACAAGAAAGCGACCAGCAAACGCAACCATCGGCACGAAGTACATTGCCGAGGACTTCAAGGCCATACCAGAGGGCGGCCCTGTGCAGGTCAGCTACAGCTTCTGGGTTTCAGCTTGGGCAACTTGGTTAGAGAAAGGACTGAAGGCTGTCGGCCTGAAGAGCATTGCCGGCTTCAATAGCGGCGAATTGCTCGGCTATCATTATACGCAGACTACAATCAACCCAAAGACAGCGACGAGAAGTTCATCCAACGAATATATATACAAGGCAAAGTCCGAGGGCCTGGATAACCTCAAGGTTTTTACCAGAACACAAGCTACCAAGGTGCTCTTTGACGATGATAAGAAGGCCATCGGACTTGAAGTCAGCTTCATGGATGTCAAATACactctcaaggccaagaaagaAGTTGTTCTTAGTGCTGGTGCTTTCCAGTCGCCACAGCTCTTGATGGTTTCCGGCATTGGCCCCAAAGAGACTCTCAATAAATTCGACATCAAACCTGTGTCCATCCTCGAGGGCGTCGGTCAAAACATGTGGGATCACATCTTTTTCGGACCTTCATATCAAGTCAGCTTCGAAACCCTGAATGCGGTACTGCGatctcctctttctcttgtcaAAGCAGTCACCCAATATGCTCTCACTAAGAGCGGCCCGTTAACCTCCAACATCATCGAATTCATTGGCTGGGAGAAACTGCCCAAGAAATACCGTACCAAGTTCTCGCCTGAAACGGAAAAGGCTCTTGCTCAGTTTCCTGATGATTGGCCTGAAGTTGAGTATCTGGGGGCGAATGGATTTCTTGGAAATTTCGAATGGCCCATTATCCAGCAGCCTTTAGACGGAAAGCAATATGCAACCATGCTCGGTGCAATGGTAGCTCCTGTCTCCCGAGGAAATGTCAccatctcatcaacatcaggCTTAGATAAGCCTGTCATCAACCCTAACTGGTTAACAGCTAAAGCCGATCAAGAAGCCGCAATCGCGTGGTTTAGAAGAATGAGAGACGTCTGGGAAACAAAGGAGTTGAAGTCAATTGCGATTGGTTCCGAATACTGGCCTGGAAAGGAGGTACAGACAGACGAAGAGGTCCTAGACATGGTTCGAGATTCTCTCATGACTGTGTGGCATGCTGCTTGTACCTGTAAAATGGGTAAAAAGGGAGACGAAACAGCTGTTGTGGATAATCTCGCCCGTGTGTTTGGTGTCGAAGGATTGAGAGTAGTTGATGCAAGTTCCATGGCATTGCTGCCTCCTGGTCATCCGCAAAGCACTATCTATGCTTTTGCGGAGAAGATTGCAGACGATATTATTAAACAGCGAAAGTAG